One Chryseobacterium tructae genomic window, TGATGTGGGTGAAGTGGAAGGAAATATTCTAGGGAGTTTGGTTGAATTAATCAATGCCCCGTTTATGCTAATCAGTACTCTGATCTCATTGTTTATTGTAAGCCCGGAAATGACTCTTTTCTCTTTACTGGTACTCCCTGTAATGGGAACAATGATCGCCTTGATCGGTAAAAGTCTTAAAAAGGACTCTCATGAGGCGCAGCATGAAATGGGAACCATTTTCTCTATTGTAGATGAAACCTTGAAATCATCAAAGGTTATTAAAATCTTTAATGCAGAAAAGATCATGGATAACCGTTTCATGAAATCTATGAACAAATGGATCTCCAGCTCAATCAGCTTAGGAAGAAAGAAAGAGCTAGCATCGCCAATGAGTGAATTCTTAGGATCTATCACTTTCCTAATCATTGCATGGTATGGAGGAAAACAAATTATTGTTGAACAAAGTCTTTCCCCTGCAGGTTTCTTAGTATTCCTGGGAATGTTCTTCCAGATTCTACCGCCTGCAAAGAGTTTATCAACATCTATTTCGAATGTACAGAAAGGAGAAGCTTCTTTGAAAAGAGTATTGGAAATTCTGGACGCAGATGTAAAAATCGAAGAAATTGCAGAACCGGTTTCTATCTCAACACTTAATAAAAATATTGAATTCAAAAATATTGGATTCTACTATGATAAAGCCAACCTGATCCTTAAAAACTTTGATTTAACGATTCCTAAAGGAAAGACCGTAGCATTGGTAGGACAAAGTGGAAGTGGAAAAACAACCATTGCCAATCTTTTAGCCAGATTTTATGATGTTTCCGAAGGAGAAATCTTGATTGACGGTGTAGATATCAAACATTTAAAATTACAGGAATATCGCCAACTTTTAGGAATGGTAACTCAAGAATCTGTATTATTCAACGATTCAGTTTACAATAATATTTTGATGGGTAAGCCTAATGCGACCAGGGAAGAAGTGATTGCAGCCGCTAAAATCGCCAATGCAGATACATTTATTACGGGGCTTTCTGAAGGGTACGACACCAATATCGGAGATGATGGAAACAAACTTTCCGGAGGCCAGAAACAAAGGGTTTCTATTGCAAGAGCGGTATTGAAAAACCCACCGATCATGATTCTGGATGAAGCCACTTCAGCTCTGGATACTGAATCTGAAAGGTTTGTACAGGATGCGCTGGAAAAAATGATGGAAAACAGAACTTCATTAGTTATTGCCCACCGTCTATCAACGATTCAAAAGGCAGACTGGATTGTAGTAATGGAAAAGGGAACCATTGTAGAACAAGGAACCCACCATGACCTTATTGCTAGAAAAGGCATGTACAACAAGCTGGTTGAGCTTCAAAACTTTGACTAATTATTTTTAAATCAATATAAAAATGAATCCCATACAAGAGTATTTCTACAGAATCGAAGAGCCTGAAAGAAGTACTCTTCTTTTTTTAAGGGAAACAATCTTAGCTTCAGATCCTGAACACCTGACAGAAACATTAAGCTTTGGACTTCCCTTCATCAAATACAAAAAGAAAATGCTGTGCTATTTTTATTACAGCAAAAAATACAAGAAACACTACCTCAGTTTTTATCATGGTGATAAGCTGGATTATCCGGAACTGGCGCAAGATGGAAGAAAGAAGTTTAAGATCCTTTTAATTGATGTGGAAGAAGATTTACCCGTAGAGTTCATATTGAACCTGCTGGAAGAAATCAAAACTTATATAAAATAAAAACTCCGGTACAAATAATTGCACCGGAGTCTTCTTTAAAAAAACTTATCATTTTGTGTTTATTCCACTGAATTCTGCTCTTTTAATTGCCCAAGCAAGAGCGTTTGCATAGAATATCGAGTTATACACCTCCATTTCATAAGCAGCCGCCCCATTTCCATAACTGGGTTTAGCTATTGGCTTATAATTAGTATCTGCGTAGAACGGGCATATTATATCTGAGGTATTTGGGGAGGCCACGGATCCACACTGAGAGTTGAATCCCCCATCTCCTACCCAGATGAAGTTAAGTGTATTATGCTTAAATGCTGTTACCCTTCCTATAGTTCCTGACGGTGAAGCGGTAGAGATATTGGTATCGCCTGAATATACTGTAATTTCACTTGAAGGCAGTCCTGTTGCATAGGTTGTAGAAGAAGCATCTTCTCCCACTGTAGTCCTCGTATATCTCCAAAGGGACCGTTCAGTATTTCATCATTAGTCAGTGGCAGTTTATAGATCGCTCCTGCACTGTTTACACTTCCTGTATTGACTGATCCATCAAAAACATTTCTGAAAAGATTCTGCATTCCACCATTACTTTCAGAATAAGCAACGATTACCCCTCCTTTTGCCAGATAGTTCTTTAATACCTGTGCTTCTGCAGCATTCATTCCCCATGCATATCCTATTACAATAATATCTACAGGATTTGACCCGGTTGTCCAGCTTGTCAACTGTGTAGCGTTCGGGCTGTCTGTACCATCTATGATCTGATCCCAGCCCTCATATTTTACAATACTGTTGGCCAATGTTCCAAAATTAGCAGCAGCTTTAGTCACCATACCCGATGGAGAAGTTCCCGATACATTATAGCCACAACCATTGGGTGCTGCTCCGATCGTTAAAAGTTTTTTCTTTGGAACAACCACGATAACATTTACCGCACATGTTGTTGAAACCCCACCTTGACTGTCCGAAGTAATCGTTATCGTCTTTATAGTTGTGGAAGAAGGAGAACCTGTCCCCTGAAGCACAACATTCTGATTTCCTGTAGCTGTAAAAGTTCCTGAACCTTTGAAGGAAATTCCATCTACAGTATTGGTGGTAATCGTATAGCTTCCCAATGCTGAAACGTTTACCGGCAAAGTAATGGTATTGGAAGCAGTAAGAGCCGTTCCTACTTTATAAACTCCATTCACCGTTGCACTTCCACAGCTCATCGTATAAGATCCCGCAGGACTGAGAACAGTAATAGATACCGGAGGCGTGCAGGTTACATCAATACCATTGCCGTTAAGGGCTACTTCGTCAGTCTGGATATTCTGAGGGTTACCCTGACCTGAAATCTGTAGGGTTTGTATTCCTGTGTTCAGAAATACTCCTGTTCCATAGAAATTATATCCGTTTGAGGTGGTTCCGGAAATTGTATAATTTCCTACTTTCGTTACATTAACTTTCACATTTAAGTAATTAGAATTGGTAAGATCCTTACCTTTTACATAACTACCCATGGCCTGGGTGGCGGAACAATCTATAGTAAAGACTCCTTTTCCCATCTGTCCGCATACACTTTTCCATTCATCATCTGCAAAGCTCCAGTAGTTGAAACAGTCTTCTGTAGTATTGTAGATCGTTAAGCCATCATCATTGGTCTTATTGATTGTAATGGCATTCCGTTGTAGTTCAGTAAGCCGGGGAATAAGCATTCCTTTGTTATTATTTCCTGAAACAACGTCAAGAACAGAATTCAAATTGGGGGAAGCAGTATTAATTCCCACAGCCCCATTATTGGTTTGCGAATACAATCTTCCAAAGGCAGAAAGCAGCATAATAAGCAAAACATTCACCAAAGGCATTTTCAATTTTGTGTCCATCATTTATTAAGTTATAATTTTTTTAATGATTAAATTTTTTCTTAGTCATTTAACCAACACAAAATTATCATCCACAAATCATTACAAATCAAATTGCCTTACGCAATACTACTCACGCGTAGTAAAACTCATAATAGACATGAATAAAGCACCTTCATCTCTTCAATAATTCTTCAATAACTTCAGCCAAAAGCATCAACCTGCGATTTGAAACGAAATTCATTTCATATTTTAAAAATAGATTTCCATTTGGTAATTGTGTTTCTGCTTATCTTAAAATCATTACTTATCTGCATGTTGCTAAGCCTATTTTGTTTCTGATATCTAAGAATTTTTACAATAGATTCTTCATCATAGGAACGAAGTCTCTGATTACTGAACCCAATCATGTATTCCGGTTCTCCAAAAACCAGTTTATTAAATGTCAGGACATCCAGAGCTGAATTCAATGTATCAAGCTTGTTTCTTACTTCAATATCAATCCATCTTTCAGGAAATTTTTCCTGCAGTATATCTGAATAGATTTGTTTATAGTCCGGAGTCATATTATATTTTTTTCAGCCATTTATGAAGCGTTGTCTTAGGAATCTTATATCTGGTAATAACTTCATTGGAAGACATGGCTCCGGATCTTATCTTCTCCAGTATAAAGTTTTTCACTTCCTGTGTATAGATACTTTTTCTGAAAACCATCGTATCTTCTCGTTGTTTTATGGTGGTATCCGTTCTGGAATAAGGAGCATATAGTATTAGGTGGCCAGTATAAAATCTAAAAAAATCAAATTTTAAAAGCTTACACCACTTCAACAGGATATCTGTATCAATACTTTTATCACGAAACATGCCCTCAACCTCACTTTCTGTTTTACTTAAAAATTTCGTAATCCGTTCCATTGAAATCTGTTGTTCTGACACCTTAGACTGTATCAGTGTTCCAATATGAATGTTTTTAATATTCATTGTGTTATTTTAAAGTAAAAATATAAACAGTGAGCAAAAAAAATAACATCCACACCTACTCAAAACTACGTATAAGTAGTAAAACTTAGAATTATAAAGTTTAAATCTTGATAAGAAAGCTATTGATGTTTATTTCAGAGGAAATATTCAATTTTTTTCGAATCCTGTATTTTTTGCTTTCAACAGCACGAATACTATTATTGGTACATTGTGCTATCCTTTTAGTATCAAAATCAAGCTTCATCAATGCACAAAAAAATAGCTCCGAATGAATAAGGCTAGGACTTATCTTTAAAATTTCCGGGATGAAGTGTGGAAAGAAAATCTGAAATTTATCAAAAAAAACAGGAGAATTATTTTCTGCAAGATTTAAAATTTCCTGAATATTATCTTCAGAAAGGTTATTGATAAGCATTTGGTGCTTCATTAATTCTGCATTGGTCTTTACTAAGTCTTTGATGGTGGAATCCTTTATTTCTTTTTCGTGAATCAACCCCTTGATCAGCGCATCTTTTTGAGTAATAAAAACAATATCCATTACAAAAGAAGCAATAGAAAATAAGATATTCCAAAGTCGTAAAGTCCTGAAATCATTCTTTTTTAAAAATTTGCTTTTAGAAAGTAAATCAAAATCAAAATACAGACAGACAATAAAATTGATGCTGATAATAAAAGCAATAAAATAGATAGAAAACGAATCTGTTTTGTAATTGAGAAAAAAAGGGACTGCAAACAAAAGACAAAAATAAAAATATTCTACACCTGCGTTTTTATAAGTGTAGATATGAAAAAAACTAACAATAATCGTAAGTAAAACAAAGATAGAAATAATAGAGATTTTCAACATTTTTCCAAATCGTTCTGTTTTTCCTTTTATTGCCATCAGAAATAACCAGAAAAAGGTGATTACAGAAAGAAATATTGAAATAATCATATCCCCGAAAAAAGCAATGATAAAAATAGAGTAAAACAGGAATATGAAAAACAATAGAAACAGATATCGGTTAATAAGATTTCCGTAATCAGCTTCACTTTTCTCTACTTCATTATTAATCATCTTAAAAAAAAAATTATAAATCATTTTAGTGTTTATTATGTTCCAATAAAAGTTCAATCCTATTCAGCAAAATTCATTCTCTCCTTAGAGTTCTTTTCAGGTATAATAAAGCCTACAAAAGAATTGCTTATTATTTTTATTTGGTAAAGGAGGGTGATTTAAGTCGTTTTTATTAAGGTTCAAATTACTCAGAATTCAAGGTTGCAATTAATCGGATTTTAACCATTACAAGTATTATTATAACACAAAATTACCTATCTCAATAGGAAAAAGATCACTTCGGAATACTCAATACTACTCATGCGTATTTAAACTCGGCTCAAGGGAATAGGGATTGTTTTAAATAAAAAGAGAGAACCTGTATGGTTCTCTCTTGATTTTTTATAGTAAATAAAAATTGTAAATTTTAATGCTTTAGTTTAGCAATAACATCCAGACCTCCTTTGGTAATGTCTCCGATCTTACAGATTATCTCCGTATCCAAAGGCAGGAATACGTCCATTCTTGATCCGAATTTGATAAATCCAAACTCATGTCCAGCTTTGGCCTGATCGCCCTCATTACAGTAGAATACGATCCTTCTGGCTACATATCCTGCAATTTGTCTGAAAACCACCTTATGGTTGGTTAACGTTTCAATAGCTACCGTCGTTCTTTCGTTCTCTGTAGAAGACTTCTCATGCCAAGCGACAAGATATTTTCCCGGGTGGTATTTCTTATACACCACCTTTCCGGTAACCGGATATCTACAAATATGAACGTTCAAAGGAGACATGAAGATAGAAACCTGAATGGCTTTTCCTTTAATGAATTCATTTTCTTCCACTTCTTTGATCATTACTACTTTTCCGTCAACCGGAGCTATTACATTCTCTTTGTGATCAAGAATAGTACGGCTTGGAACTCTGAAAAACCAGAATATAAGACAGTAAATAACCAACAAAGGTGCGATGATCAACAAGGACCATATTTTAAGGAAATAGATTGCTAATGCACCCAATACCAGAAAAAGTATTGTTGCTACTGTAATTGTTCCTTTTGATTCTCTATGCAATTTCATGAGACTATATAAATTTTTCTAAAATAAAGTACAAATATACGACAGGAACGCAGATAATAAAACTATCTAGTCTATCTAATACACCTCCATGTCCAGGAATGATGTTTCCACTGTCCTTCACACCGAAATTTCTCTTCAGCTGGCTTTCTACTAAATCACCCAAAGGAGCAAATGCTGCTATTAAAAATCCTACAACCATCCAGTTTCCTCTCAACTCAGGTTGGTAATGTTCAATAAAGTAAGATAATACTAAGGTTAAAACAACACCTCCGGCATACCCTTCCCATGTTTTTTTAGGGGAAATTTTAGGAGCCATCTTATGTTTTCCGAAGAACTTTCCTACAAGATAAGCAAAGGTATCGCTGCTCCAGATCAAAATAAAAAGGAAAAGAACTTCCAGAGAAAAATTATCACTATAACTGGAGAACTTAGGTAATCCTAATGCAAAACTGAATGGCAGAGCCACATAAATGACCGTAAAAATCAGTTTACCACTATCAAAATATAGTTCGTTAGGAAATTTGAATAAAGTAACTACAGCTATTCCAATCAAAGCCAGGGCTAATATTTCGCTTAATCTGAAATCAAAGAAGAAATCGTGGTGAAAATACCGCTTGGAAAAAATATAGAATATGAAAATGACCAATGGATAGACTACCCATTTTTCATATCCTTTTCCGAATTTCATGATTTTAACACATTCCCAAGTTCCTACAAGCAGCAAAAAGCTTATTAGTCCATAATAAAGATACTGCTGCTGGATAAGACCAGGGAAAATACCGTTGATAAGTTGTGCTCCTAACGGAGTCGAACAAAGAATGATAATGGCTACATAAACAAGGCCTGAGATGGTTCTTTGAATGAGATTTTTGTCCAAGATTTAAAATTTAGAAGTGGGTGCTTAATCTTCAAGCAACAATAAAAACAGTTTTGTACTGGAATTGGAAGAACTGTCCATTTTAGACTGGCTTCCACTGATGGAAGTAAGGTTCTTGATATTTCCGTTTCTTTTTATTTTCCCCATAGCATCATTCAGGTTGTTTACAATCTGCGAAACATTGGCAATGATAATAATTTTATCCGGTAGCCTTGAAGAATGATAATGAAGAATATTATTATGGGAAAGCATTATTCTTCCGTCGTAAGCAATCAGGTATTCACAGGTGATGAATGTTGCATCATTTGACGGTTGCAATTCTGAGGTATAAGTAGTTTTCACAACATTTAAAAAGTTCTGAAGTTCCTTATCCCAGCAGAAAAGGTTGTTTATCCCCTCTATTTTGATAATTTGATTTAAAGTTTGTAGAGCCTCCGCTTCATCTGCACAATAATTAAAAAATCCCCCCGAATGCGTAAATAATTGCGCAAACTTATAGTCAAGATCCGCATTTTTCAGCGAATCCCCAAGCTTCTCCAGGCTCTGTTTTTCCTCTTCTTCAGGCTGGTTGGTAAGTTTGCTTACAATCCTCTTGAATAAATTCAACTTAATCTATTTTTAGTCAACTTTATACAAAAATAGAAAATAAATTACAATAGATTCCAAAATATCTCCTTAAATATGAAAAAACCTGACAATTTTAGAGTTGTCAGGTTTTATTTATCCTATTTAAAAGGCTTTTAAAGCTGTGTTGGGCTTTCAGGAGCCTGTATTTCGCTTTCGTCCTCTTTCTCTTTAATCTGAGGGATATCCAATACTTCCGGAGCTTTCTCAGGGATTGTATTGGTCACAGGTTTCTCTGTTAATTCAGGATCCCATGCTCTCTTTCCGAAAATCTCTTCAAGGTCTTCACGGAAGATCACTTCTTTTTCTAAAAGCTTGTTAGCAAGAGCATCTAATTTATCCTTATTTTCTGTAAGAATTTTTATCGCTCTGTCATATTGTTCACTTACAAATCTCTTGATTTCATCATCAATCACCTCTGCTGTTTTCTCAGAATATGGCTTAGAGAATGAATAATCAGACTGACCTGAACTATCATAATAAGAAACGTGCCCTACTTTTTCACTCAAACCATAGATGGTCACCATTGAATTAGCTTGTTTGTATGCTCTTTCAAGGTCATTCTGAGCGCCTGTAGAATAATCTCCTAATGCTACTTGTTCTGCTGCTCTTCCTCCTAAAAGTGAACACATCTCATCAAGTAATTGTTCAGTGGTTGTAATCTGTCTCTCTTCTGGTAAATACCATGCTGCTCCTAAAGAACGTCCTCTTGGTACAATTGTTACCTTCAACAATGGTGAGGCATGCTCAGTAAGCCAAGAAACGGTTGCGTGACCAGCTTCGTGGAATGCAATTCTTCTCTTCTCAGAAGGTTTGATCGCTTTATTCTTTTTCTCAAGACCGCCGATAATTCTATCTACCGCATCAAGGAAATCTTGTTTTACAACAAATTCGTGACTGTTTCTCGCTGCAATAAGAGCCGCTTCATTACATAAATTAGCGATATCTGCACCACTGAAACCAGGAGTTTGTTTTGCTAAGAAATCTCTATCTACACTATCATCAAGCTTGATTTTCTTTAAGTGAACATCAAGAATCTGTCTTCTTTCGTGCAATTCAGGAAGGTCTACATAGATTGAACGGTCAAAACGTCCTGCTCTCATCAAAGCTTTATCAAGGATATCCGCTCTGTTGGTTGCAGCCATTACAATAACGTTCGTATCAGTTCCGAAACCATCCATTTCAGTAAGAAGCTGGTTCAATGTATTCTCTCTTTCGTCATTCCCACCAGAGAAATTATTTTTCCTCTCGCACGTCCGATAGCATCAATCTCATCAATAAAGATGATCGCCGGAGATTTAGCTTTAGCCTGAGCAAAAAGATCTCTTACTCTTGACGCTCCTACTCCTACAAACATTTCCACAAAATCAGATCCTGAAAGTGAGAAGAACGGAACTTTAGCTTCTCCTGCAACAGCTTTAGCCAATAAGGTTTTACCTGTTCCCGGAGGCCCTACTAAAAGAACACCTTTAGGAATTTTACCTCCTAATTTCGTGTATTTTTCAGAGTTTTTCAAGAAATCTACAACTTCCTGAACTTCTTCTTTAGCTCCTTCTAATCCTGCAACATCTTTAAATGTTACCTGAATTCTTTCTTTTTCATCGAAAAGCTTAGCTTTAGATTTCCCGATAGAGAAAATCTGTCCACCAGGGCCTCCGCCACCACCCATCTTTCTGAAAAGAAGGAAGTAGAATAATCCCAGAATGGCGATCCAGATCAATGCAGAGATTAAAATATCTGCGAAAGGGCTTTTTCCGGTTCCATAATCTTTTGCTGTTTTAATAGCAGGATTTGTTGCCTTGATCTGTTCAAATTTCTGAAGGAAAAGTTGAAGATCTCCATATTTTACAGAATAATCTGCTTTAGGAGCCATATCTAAAGCTGAAAAAGGATTATTTTCCTTTCCGGTTTTGGAAACCATTGCTGATTTTGCTTCTTTGGTAAGGAAAACATCAGCTTTCTCTATGTCTTTGTATATAATTATATTCTGAACTTTCCCTGCCTGCATTTCTCTAAAGAAACCATCTTCATCAATAGTTTTTGCTGTATCTCCGCCAAGGAAATTGGAACCAAAGAAAAGCAAAAGAGCTATGATTGCAATAGGAAAGAACCAATTGAATCCTTTGTTATTCATTTAGACTTTTTAAAATTTTTATTATTCATTTTCAATTTTGGTAATGACTGCGTCACCCCAAAGTTCTTCGATATCGTAATATTCACGCGCTTCTTTTTGGAAAATGTGAACCACTACTGAAACATAATCTACCAATACCCACATTGAGTTTTCTGTACCCTCTACATGCCAAGGTCTGTCTTTCAGATCGTTTCTCACTTTTTTCTCAACACTTCCAGCCAATGCTGAAACTTGTGTAT contains:
- a CDS encoding DUF1801 domain-containing protein → MNPIQEYFYRIEEPERSTLLFLRETILASDPEHLTETLSFGLPFIKYKKKMLCYFYYSKKYKKHYLSFYHGDKLDYPELAQDGRKKFKILLIDVEEDLPVEFILNLLEEIKTYIK
- the rsfS gene encoding ribosome silencing factor, producing MNKTAEKQALIDKIVEAIQDVKGEDIMIFDLSNIENSVAETFVICSGNSNTQVSALAGSVEKKVRNDLKDRPWHVEGTENSMWVLVDYVSVVVHIFQKEAREYYDIEELWGDAVITKIENE
- a CDS encoding helix-turn-helix domain-containing protein, with translation MTPDYKQIYSDILQEKFPERWIDIEVRNKLDTLNSALDVLTFNKLVFGEPEYMIGFSNQRLRSYDEESIVKILRYQKQNRLSNMQISNDFKISRNTITKWKSIFKI
- a CDS encoding phosphatidylserine decarboxylase family protein, producing the protein MKLHRESKGTITVATILFLVLGALAIYFLKIWSLLIIAPLLVIYCLIFWFFRVPSRTILDHKENVIAPVDGKVVMIKEVEENEFIKGKAIQVSIFMSPLNVHICRYPVTGKVVYKKYHPGKYLVAWHEKSSTENERTTVAIETLTNHKVVFRQIAGYVARRIVFYCNEGDQAKAGHEFGFIKFGSRMDVFLPLDTEIICKIGDITKGGLDVIAKLKH
- a CDS encoding transposase — its product is MNIKNIHIGTLIQSKVSEQQISMERITKFLSKTESEVEGMFRDKSIDTDILLKWCKLLKFDFFRFYTGHLILYAPYSRTDTTIKQREDTMVFRKSIYTQEVKNFILEKIRSGAMSSNEVITRYKIPKTTLHKWLKKI
- a CDS encoding phosphatidate cytidylyltransferase, whose translation is MDKNLIQRTISGLVYVAIIILCSTPLGAQLINGIFPGLIQQQYLYYGLISFLLLVGTWECVKIMKFGKGYEKWVVYPLVIFIFYIFSKRYFHHDFFFDFRLSEILALALIGIAVVTLFKFPNELYFDSGKLIFTVIYVALPFSFALGLPKFSSYSDNFSLEVLFLFILIWSSDTFAYLVGKFFGKHKMAPKISPKKTWEGYAGGVVLTLVLSYFIEHYQPELRGNWMVVGFLIAAFAPLGDLVESQLKRNFGVKDSGNIIPGHGGVLDRLDSFIICVPVVYLYFILEKFI
- a CDS encoding LUD domain-containing protein — translated: MNLFKRIVSKLTNQPEEEEKQSLEKLGDSLKNADLDYKFAQLFTHSGGFFNYCADEAEALQTLNQIIKIEGINNLFCWDKELQNFLNVVKTTYTSELQPSNDATFITCEYLIAYDGRIMLSHNNILHYHSSRLPDKIIIIANVSQIVNNLNDAMGKIKRNGNIKNLTSISGSQSKMDSSSNSSTKLFLLLLED
- a CDS encoding helix-turn-helix transcriptional regulator, whose product is MINNEVEKSEADYGNLINRYLFLLFFIFLFYSIFIIAFFGDMIISIFLSVITFFWLFLMAIKGKTERFGKMLKISIISIFVLLTIIVSFFHIYTYKNAGVEYFYFCLLFAVPFFLNYKTDSFSIYFIAFIISINFIVCLYFDFDLLSKSKFLKKNDFRTLRLWNILFSIASFVMDIVFITQKDALIKGLIHEKEIKDSTIKDLVKTNAELMKHQMLINNLSEDNIQEILNLAENNSPVFFDKFQIFFPHFIPEILKISPSLIHSELFFCALMKLDFDTKRIAQCTNNSIRAVESKKYRIRKKLNISSEININSFLIKI
- a CDS encoding ABC transporter ATP-binding protein, which translates into the protein MNEYKKILRFARPHQKYIYGSLLFNILYSLFQIASLGTILPVLGMLFGTIKAEKTVAPTYTGELLDFFTYAKDYANYYIQSLVAQYGSLKVLAWLCIITAVMFLLRNIFRYLGAYLLINYRVGVTKDLRGAMYRKILSLPVSFFTESRKGDMMSRMSNDVGEVEGNILGSLVELINAPFMLISTLISLFIVSPEMTLFSLLVLPVMGTMIALIGKSLKKDSHEAQHEMGTIFSIVDETLKSSKVIKIFNAEKIMDNRFMKSMNKWISSSISLGRKKELASPMSEFLGSITFLIIAWYGGKQIIVEQSLSPAGFLVFLGMFFQILPPAKSLSTSISNVQKGEASLKRVLEILDADVKIEEIAEPVSISTLNKNIEFKNIGFYYDKANLILKNFDLTIPKGKTVALVGQSGSGKTTIANLLARFYDVSEGEILIDGVDIKHLKLQEYRQLLGMVTQESVLFNDSVYNNILMGKPNATREEVIAAAKIANADTFITGLSEGYDTNIGDDGNKLSGGQKQRVSIARAVLKNPPIMILDEATSALDTESERFVQDALEKMMENRTSLVIAHRLSTIQKADWIVVMEKGTIVEQGTHHDLIARKGMYNKLVELQNFD